The window CCTGTGGTTGGATCTGTACAAAGTGAAATATAAGGTATTTTAGCTTCTGCCAATTGTGCCAGTTTAGCCGATGTTTTAGCAAGCTGCATCAGTGAAAGGGCAGCTTCCATCATACGGGCACCGCCAGATTTGGAGATCATCATAAAAGGGATTTTGTTCTTTAATGAATAATCTATAGCTCTGGCAATCTTTTCTCCGACAACACTACCCATCGAACCACCGATAAAAGCAAAATCCATACAGGCGATAACAAGTTTTTCCCCTTTTGATTTTCCAACCGCAGTTCTGACGGCATCTTTTAATCCGGTTTTTTCCTGAGCTTGTTTTAAGCGATCTGTATACTTTTTTGTGTCCTCGAATTTAAGAGGATCCTTAGAAGTCAGGTTCGGATCGAGCTCTTTGTATTTGTTGTCATCAAAAAGAATCGAAAAATATTCATTACTTCCAATTCTAACATGGTAGTCATCTTCCGGACTTACATAAAAGTTATTGGCAAGCTCCTCCGCTTCAACGATCTTTCCGGTTGGGGACTTGTACCATAATCCTTTAGGCGTGTCTTTTTTTTCTTCGGTTTTGGTTTGAATACCTTTTTCTTTTCTTTTAAACCAAGCCATTAGTGTCTGTTTTAGTATTTAGTAAGTTAACAGCCTTCAGCCAGTAATACTGTCGAGGCTGTTA of the Zhouia spongiae genome contains:
- the accD gene encoding acetyl-CoA carboxylase, carboxyltransferase subunit beta, which gives rise to MAWFKRKEKGIQTKTEEKKDTPKGLWYKSPTGKIVEAEELANNFYVSPEDDYHVRIGSNEYFSILFDDNKYKELDPNLTSKDPLKFEDTKKYTDRLKQAQEKTGLKDAVRTAVGKSKGEKLVIACMDFAFIGGSMGSVVGEKIARAIDYSLKNKIPFMMISKSGGARMMEAALSLMQLAKTSAKLAQLAEAKIPYISLCTDPTTGGTTASYAMLGDINIAEPGALIGFAGPRVVKEATGKDLPDGFQTAEFVLEHGFLDFIVHRRDLKDRVNLYIDLVTNQPYRA